In a genomic window of Dyadobacter fermentans DSM 18053:
- a CDS encoding SDR family NAD(P)-dependent oxidoreductase translates to MQNLKDKVAFVTGGSRGIGAAIVRRLAAEGAKVTFTYVNGKAQAEALVSELAGRGLNAAAIQSDNAKEGAVSAAIDQVVEHYGRLDILVNSAGVYVGKPFEEHTTGDYDYVMNVNVKSVFEACLSAARKMERAGRIITIGSCMADRVAGPQATLYAASKSALSGFTKGLARDLGLKDITVNLIQPGPVDTDMNPASSAFSDSQRAMMAIPKYGRPEHIADAVAFLASPANSYTTGSVFTIDGGTLS, encoded by the coding sequence ATGCAAAATCTGAAAGACAAAGTCGCATTCGTAACAGGAGGGTCCAGGGGAATAGGAGCAGCTATCGTGAGGCGGCTCGCTGCGGAAGGCGCGAAGGTGACTTTTACCTACGTGAACGGCAAGGCGCAGGCCGAAGCGCTCGTGAGCGAGCTGGCCGGACGAGGCCTTAACGCTGCCGCCATTCAATCCGATAATGCAAAAGAAGGGGCCGTTTCGGCGGCCATCGACCAGGTCGTTGAACATTACGGCCGGCTGGATATCCTCGTCAACAGCGCCGGCGTGTATGTAGGCAAGCCATTCGAGGAGCATACGACAGGGGATTACGATTATGTGATGAATGTGAATGTAAAGTCGGTGTTCGAAGCCTGCCTGTCGGCGGCCCGCAAAATGGAGCGGGCAGGGCGGATCATTACCATCGGCAGCTGCATGGCCGATCGCGTGGCGGGGCCGCAGGCAACCTTGTACGCCGCCAGTAAATCGGCATTGTCGGGCTTTACGAAAGGGCTCGCGCGGGACCTCGGGCTCAAAGACATTACCGTCAACCTCATCCAGCCCGGGCCGGTGGATACGGACATGAACCCGGCGTCGTCGGCATTCTCCGACTCGCAGCGGGCCATGATGGCCATTCCGAAGTACGGCCGTCCCGAACACATTGCCGATGCCGTGGCCTTCCTCGCGAGTCCGGCCAACAGCTACACCACCGGCTCGGTGTTCACCATCGACGGAGGCACGCTAAGCTAG
- a CDS encoding winged helix-turn-helix transcriptional regulator: MRKQSSTNLENEMLINGNCDMAYTLDLIGGRWKPSILWRLANGAMRYSDLRRSLPAVSERILILQLREMESDGLISRKAYPEVPPRVEYQLTDLGKSLEPVINILTDWGAENRPGSDGKRVSCAQLTIK; the protein is encoded by the coding sequence ATGCGAAAACAAAGCTCCACGAACCTTGAAAACGAAATGCTGATCAACGGGAATTGCGACATGGCCTACACGCTGGACCTCATCGGCGGGCGGTGGAAGCCCTCTATCCTGTGGCGGCTGGCTAATGGCGCCATGCGGTACAGCGACCTCCGCCGCAGCCTGCCGGCGGTTTCGGAACGCATCCTTATTTTGCAGCTGCGCGAAATGGAAAGCGACGGGCTCATCAGTCGTAAAGCGTACCCCGAAGTTCCGCCGCGTGTGGAATACCAGCTCACCGACCTCGGCAAAAGCCTCGAGCCGGTTATAAACATCCTCACCGACTGGGGTGCTGAAAACCGGCCGGGTTCGGACGGCAAAAGGGTAAGTTGCGCGCAATTAACAATTAAATAA
- a CDS encoding ArnT family glycosyltransferase, with product MNNRDPYLNRYFPWLLLVGILLNIPGLWLDIIEPDGALYATIAKHIVLHNDWINLHGDGHDWLDKPHFPFWMAAISYKIFGITGFAYKLPAFLFWLLSLRYTYLIARDLHSEDVAKIAVLIYTVALHSTLANFDVRAEPYLTACIIGAAWHMLRVNARAHWSHIVWAALFAACAIMTKGIFVLITLGGGWVIYWLITRQFREFINYRWWLVLALCFVFILPELYSLYVQFDLHPEKVVFGRTNVSGLRFFFWDSQFGRFFNTGPIKGSGNVTFFLHTTLWAFLPWSVGLVGGIVYLLRFDKERNALRWVIYGSTLVTFVLFSLSKFQLPHYLVIEFPYFSMITAYFFVELARRSRLNHLVTVQTVLLVITLLFIAGLLYITRIENGLLAAGIALAIVVIANVVSYRNAMQQLLFKGYAMAAMLYIFLFQFFYPFLLQYQSGMQAARVIPEKNRDLPVAAYGSFSYSFEFYSPGEVKLIKNGEHLDDFIDDAPCYLYTTAAITDSLIRSGVDAEVQASPQHFHVTRLKYGFLDEKKRGAVVEPRYLLLIRDEDTL from the coding sequence ATGAACAACCGTGACCCCTATTTGAACCGCTATTTTCCCTGGCTGCTCCTCGTCGGCATTTTGCTCAACATCCCCGGGCTCTGGCTGGACATCATCGAGCCCGACGGCGCATTGTACGCCACCATCGCCAAGCATATTGTACTTCATAACGACTGGATAAATCTCCACGGCGACGGCCACGACTGGCTCGATAAGCCCCATTTCCCGTTCTGGATGGCGGCGATCAGCTACAAAATCTTCGGCATCACGGGCTTTGCATACAAATTGCCCGCATTTCTGTTCTGGCTGCTCAGTCTGCGCTACACCTACCTCATTGCCAGAGACTTACATAGCGAAGATGTCGCCAAAATTGCCGTGCTTATTTACACCGTGGCATTGCACAGCACACTGGCCAATTTCGACGTGCGCGCCGAGCCTTACCTCACGGCCTGCATTATCGGGGCAGCCTGGCACATGCTGCGCGTGAATGCCCGGGCGCATTGGTCGCACATCGTTTGGGCGGCATTGTTCGCGGCTTGCGCCATCATGACGAAAGGCATTTTTGTGCTCATTACGCTGGGTGGCGGATGGGTAATCTACTGGCTCATCACCAGACAGTTCCGTGAGTTTATCAATTACCGCTGGTGGCTTGTGCTGGCGTTGTGTTTCGTGTTCATATTGCCGGAGCTGTACAGCCTTTACGTCCAGTTCGATCTCCACCCGGAAAAGGTCGTTTTTGGGCGTACGAATGTTTCCGGTTTGCGGTTTTTCTTTTGGGACAGCCAGTTCGGGCGGTTCTTCAATACCGGGCCTATTAAGGGCTCGGGCAATGTCACTTTTTTCCTGCACACCACGTTATGGGCATTTCTGCCGTGGTCGGTGGGGCTTGTGGGCGGGATCGTTTACCTGCTGCGGTTCGACAAGGAACGGAATGCGCTGCGTTGGGTCATTTACGGCAGCACGCTGGTGACATTTGTGCTGTTTTCCTTGTCCAAATTTCAGCTTCCGCATTACCTGGTGATCGAATTCCCATACTTTTCAATGATCACGGCCTACTTCTTCGTTGAACTGGCGCGCCGCTCCCGGCTTAATCACCTGGTGACGGTGCAAACGGTCCTGCTCGTAATCACGCTGCTTTTCATTGCCGGTTTGCTGTACATCACCCGCATTGAGAATGGTCTTTTGGCGGCCGGCATTGCGCTCGCGATCGTGGTGATAGCGAATGTAGTCAGTTACCGCAATGCCATGCAGCAGCTGCTATTCAAAGGGTATGCAATGGCCGCGATGTTGTATATTTTCCTGTTCCAGTTCTTTTACCCTTTTTTACTACAATACCAATCGGGTATGCAGGCGGCGAGGGTTATTCCTGAGAAAAACCGGGATCTTCCCGTGGCGGCGTACGGGTCGTTTTCTTACAGCTTCGAATTCTATTCGCCCGGTGAGGTGAAGCTCATTAAAAACGGCGAGCACCTCGACGATTTTATCGATGATGCGCCCTGCTATCTCTACACCACCGCCGCCATAACAGACAGCCTCATCCGCTCGGGCGTGGATGCCGAGGTGCAGGCATCGCCCCAGCATTTCCATGTTACGCGGTTGAAATATGGTTTTCTGGATGAAAAAAAGCGCGGTGCCGTGGTGGAACCGCGCTATCTGTTGCTGATCCGCGACGAAGATACGCTTTGA